A genomic segment from Spinacia oleracea cultivar Varoflay chromosome 3, BTI_SOV_V1, whole genome shotgun sequence encodes:
- the LOC130468997 gene encoding uncharacterized protein yields MQGGEATLQELHGSLIQAERNLPSKPKHKDVLMVSKGKQFKKKGAPMKKNKGKVVANENSSTKPKATPKAKVAAQHECYHCHKIGHWKRNCPKYLEEKKTGASISGTKKK; encoded by the exons atgcaaggaggggaggctaccctgcaagagttgcatggttcactaattcaggctgagagaaacttaccaagtaaacctaaacataaggatgttctaatggttagtaaaggtaagcagttcaagaagaaaggggctcccatgaagaagaacaagggcaaggtagttgccaatgagaactcttcaaccaagccaaaggccactccaaaggctaaggtagctgctcaacatgagtgctaccactgccacaagattggtcattggaagaggaactgCCCCAAGTATCTGGAGGAAAAGAAGACTGGTGCTTCAATTTCAG ggactaaaaagaagtag